TGACGTTTTACATGGGCGGCCTGAATTTCCAGGTCGAGCATCATTTGTTCCGCAAGACCAGCCATGTCCACTACCCGGCGCTGAGCCGGATCGTGGCCGATGCCTGCCGGGAGCACGGCATGCCCTACCAGTCGTTTCAGTCGGTATGGGCGGCGATGAAGGCGCATTTCCGCTTTTTGAAACAGATGGGGCGACAACCGGCCGCGCTGAGCGCGGGCCCTGTTGCTGCGGCAACCAGAATTTGAGAGTGACAGCAAGATGTCAAAAAGAGACTACTACGATGTGCTCGGCGTCAATCGCGACGCTTCCGACGACGACATCAAGAAGGCTTACCGCAAGCTGGCGATGAAGTACCATCCGGACCGCAATCCGGACAGCAAGGAGGCCGAGGACAAGTTCAAGGAGGTGAAGGAAGCCTACGAGATCCTGTCCGATAGCCAGAAGCGCGGCGCCTACGACCAGTTCGGCCACGCGGGCGTGGATCCGCAGGCCGGCATGGGCGGCGGCGGCCAGGGCTTCGGCGGCTTCGGCGATTTCGCCGACATCTTCAGCGACATCTTCGGCGGCGGCCGGGGCGGCAGCGGCGGCGGGCGTTCCAACGTCTACCGCGGCGCCGACCTGCGCTACAACATGGAAATCACGCTGGAAGAGGCGGCGCGCGGTTGCGAGAAGCAGATCCGCATCCCATCGCACGAATCCTGCTCCACCTGCAATGGAACCGGCGCCAAGCCGGGCACCCAGCCCAAGACCTGCGCCACTTGCGGCGGCCACGGCCAGGTGCGGATGAGCCAGGGCTTTTTCTCGATCCAGCAGACCTGCCCGACCTGCCACGGCACGGGCAAGCAGATCACCGATCCGTGCGGCAGCTGCCACGGCGCCGGCCAGAAGAAGACCACCAAGACGCTGAACGTGAAGATTCCGGCCGGCGTCGACGAGGGCGACCGCATCCGCCTGGGCGGCGAGGGCGAGCCGGGCCAGAACGGCGGGCCGGCCGGCGATCTGTACGTGGTCACCCATATCAAGCAGCACGCGGTGTTCCAGCGCGACGGCATGGACCTGCACTGCGAGATGCCGATCTCCTTCTCCACCGCGGCGCTGGGCGGAGAAGTGGAAATCCCGACCCTGGACGGCATGGCCAAGGTGAAGATTTCGCCGGAAACCCAGAGCGGACGGGTCTACCGCCTGCGCGGCAAGGGCGTGAAGGCGGTGCGCGGCGCCGAGTACGGCGATCTGCACTGCCACGTGGTGGTGGAAACCCCGGTCAAGCTGACCGAGCGCCAGAAAGAGCTGCTGCGCGAGTTCGAGGCGATCAGCCAGGGCGATGTGGCCACCCACAATCCGCGTTCCAAGTCCTTCATGGACAAGCTGCGCGATTTCTTCGAATAAGCTGTTGAGTCGGAACTGCGAAACGCCAGCCTCAGGGCTGGCGTTTTTGTTTGGCTGCCGTTCAAAGCAAAACAGCCGCCCTGTGGGGCGGCTGTTCGCACATTCCAGAAACCGAGGAGACTTAGAAGTTGTGCTTCATCATCGCCCAAGCCAGCGAGGACGTATCTTTGGCGTGCTGGTTGATGGTTTGAGCGTCCTTGTTTTCCTTCAGTTCGCCGTAGCCGACTTGCACCATGGTGCGCTTGCTCAGGGTGTAGTCCAGAGCTGCCGCCCACTGGCTGGCGCCCAGGCTGTAGCGGACGCCGTCGATCTTGGCGTCGCCGCGCTTCGAGTAGACGATGGACGGCTTGAAGTTACCGATGGTATAGGCGGCGTTGATGGCCCAGCCGGTGTTTTCCACCTTGTTGGTGCCGCTGCCTATGGTCGGGCTCAATTGCTTGATGCCGGGAATGACATAAACCGGCTGTTTGTTGTCGTCAACCTTGAGTGTGCCGTCGGCATTCTTGGCTTGCGCGGAAGCGTTGCCATAGGTGGTCAGCCACTGGTAGGTAGCGGCCAGGTACAGGTTGTTGGCGCTGTAACCGCCTTCCAGGCGGTTGGTGGAGCTGTTGCTGCCGCCCTTGGTGTTCAGCACGCCGGCGTAGGCCCAGGCGCCGAAGAAGCCGGAGTTCTGATAGGCCAAACGTGCGCCGTATTGTTCGCCCTGTTTCATCTGGCCTACGGCGGCGTTCTCGCCCGCGCCGTATTGCAGCGTGAGATTGAAGCCATTCCAGGTGGGGGAATCGTAGCGGACGCTGTTTTTGTAGCGGCTGTCGCCGTAGGAGAACAGGTCGGTTGCCTCGTACAGCGGGAAGTTGGTGCCCATGCCGTCGCGGCGCGGACCGTACAGGTTGTCGGTGGCTTCGCTGTCGCCCAGCACGTCGGTCAGGTAACCCACGCGCAGCTTGCCGTAACTGCTGTCGATGCCAACATAGCTTTCACGGTTGGCGAAGGTGCCGGACGCGGTGCCGCCGCCGGAGACGCCATCCATGGCGAAGCCGGTTTCCACTTGCCAGATGGTTTTCAGGCCGTTGCCCAGATCTTCGTTGCCGCGGAAGCCGATACGGCTGCCGAAATCGTCGACGCCGAAAGTGGAGCTGTAGTTGTTGGTGCTGTTCTTGGTGACGGAGACGCCGGCGCGCAGCGAGCCGTAGAGGTTGACGTCGGCTTGAGCGAATGCCGGGATGGCCGCTGCGACTGCGGCGGCGAGTACGATTTTCTTCATTTTCTCTAAAACCCTTTGTTTCGATTTCTTGCCCTGAGGCGCCTGCCGGCGGTGTTGTTTTTATTCCGCCGTGATAGGTTCGGCAGTGTGGAGGAGGGATGAGTTTTTCGTCAAGACATACTTCTTAACATATCAGAACAATTCACTGTAATGACAATTGCCTGTCAAGGCGCTTTTTTTGCATGAAAAATGATATTTTGTTTCACATCAAAAGCTTGTTTTCAGGTTTTCTGGCTGTGGAAGCTATTTGTAAAATTTGTAATTTATATGGAATATAAAAATTTCCATTAATAGTGAAATTTATTGTTGCTTTTATGCATTTTGCTGCAATTGCACAATTCATGATGATTGAGTTTTTATCATGCAAATTCATGGCCGGCCGATGGCGGGTGAGTTGCGCACGGTCATACGCTTGGCTGCGATTGGCTGGCGGGCGCGCTCAAGATCCGCGTCGCGGAAAAAGATGCGCGGGTTAGGATTCCCCTGTCCACGCGCAGTGCCTTGGAGCCGGCTATATCGCCTGAGCGGTTCCGCAGCGGCGGCCAGGCATGGAGGCATGCTGAAAAGGGTTTGATTGCTAAATAGATCCCATAAACCGATAGATTCTATGCTTTTGCTCAAAACTTCAGAATGCGGGAGGACTGGGCGAGCCGGGAGATGGCGCGCCCACGCGCAGGGGGCGGGCAGGCGGCCTCGCTGCAGGAACGCATCGCGACGATGCGTAAAGCCCGCTGCCGCGTCGGGGGGATTGGGCGTACAATTGCCGATGTCTTTTTTAGGGGGCTGTCGTCATGATTTTTGCCAATCGCTATTTCCCGGTGACCCGCATGCGCAGGATGCGCAAGGATGCGTTCAGCCGCCGGTTGATGCGCGAGAACGTGCTGACCACCAACGACCTGATCTACCCGGTCTTCGTGATGGAGGGCAGCAATCAGGTGGTGGATGTGCCGTCGATGCCGGGCGCGCCGCGGCTGACGCTGGACAAGCTGCTGCCGGTGGCCGAGGAGGCGCTGGAGCTGGGCATCCCGATGCTGTCGCTGTTCCCGGTGATCACCGGGAACAAGGACAATGAAGGCAGCGAGGCCTACAATCCGGAAGGGCTGGTGCCGCGCGTGGTGCGGGAGCTGAAGAAGCGCTTCCCGGAGCTGGGCGTGATGACCGACGGCGCGCTGGATCCTTATACCATCCACGGCCAGGACGGCGTGATCGACGCCAACGGCTACGTGCTGAACGACGAGACCACGGAAATCCTGATCAAGCAGGGCCTGTGCCATGCCGAAGCCGGCGTCGACGTGTTCGGCCCCTCCGACATGATGGACGGCCGCATCGGCGCGATCCGGGAGGCCTTCGAGGAGGAAGGCTTCATCCACACCAAGATCCTGGCCTACTCCGCCAAGTATTCGTCCGGCTTCTACGGCCCGTTCCGCGACGCGCTGGGCTCGTCCGCCAACCTCGGCAAGGCCGACAAGAACAGCTACCAGATGGATCCGGCCAATATCGAAGAGGCGATCCAGGAGGTGGCCCAGGACTTGGAAGAGGGCGCCGACATGGTGATGATCAAGCCCGGCATGCCCTACCTGGACGTGATCCGCCGCGTCAAGGACACCTTCCATGTGCCGACCTTCGCCTACCAGGTGTCCGGCGAGTATGCGATGCTGAAGGCGGCCTTCCAGAACGGTTGGCTCAATGAAGAGAAGTGCATGATGGAGAGCCTGCTGGCGTTCAAGCGCGCCGGCGCCGACGGCATCCTCACTTATTTCGCGATGGACGCCGCCCGGCTGCTGCGCCAGCGCGGATAGCCGATAATAGGTAGTGACGGACCGCACCCCTTGGCGCGAGCGTGGCAAGGGGTGTTCGCTTTTCGAGGATGAACCATGGACGTGCTGCATTCCACCTGGTTCTGGCTGGCGGTGATCGCCGCGCCGGCCATCACCGCCGTCGGCGTGCTGGCCAGGCTGGCCAGGCGCGAGCCGCCGGTGGAACTGCCGCCCGGCGTCAAGCCGCTGGGTTGGGACGGCGATGAGGAAGACGCGCCGTCCGGCGAGGCGGAAATATTGCCGCACGGTGACAGAGCGCCGCCAAAACGCTGACAACTGTCACTGCTAGCCGCCATGCGGCTGGGCTAGAATGGCGGCAGTTTCCGGCGCGCAGCCGCCAAGCGCGGCGCGCGGTGCCTGCGGACGCGGGTTCGATTCCCGCGTCCCGCCTATC
This genomic window from Chromobacterium violaceum ATCC 12472 contains:
- the dnaJ gene encoding molecular chaperone DnaJ — encoded protein: MSKRDYYDVLGVNRDASDDDIKKAYRKLAMKYHPDRNPDSKEAEDKFKEVKEAYEILSDSQKRGAYDQFGHAGVDPQAGMGGGGQGFGGFGDFADIFSDIFGGGRGGSGGGRSNVYRGADLRYNMEITLEEAARGCEKQIRIPSHESCSTCNGTGAKPGTQPKTCATCGGHGQVRMSQGFFSIQQTCPTCHGTGKQITDPCGSCHGAGQKKTTKTLNVKIPAGVDEGDRIRLGGEGEPGQNGGPAGDLYVVTHIKQHAVFQRDGMDLHCEMPISFSTAALGGEVEIPTLDGMAKVKISPETQSGRVYRLRGKGVKAVRGAEYGDLHCHVVVETPVKLTERQKELLREFEAISQGDVATHNPRSKSFMDKLRDFFE
- a CDS encoding porin, whose translation is MKKIVLAAAVAAAIPAFAQADVNLYGSLRAGVSVTKNSTNNYSSTFGVDDFGSRIGFRGNEDLGNGLKTIWQVETGFAMDGVSGGGTASGTFANRESYVGIDSSYGKLRVGYLTDVLGDSEATDNLYGPRRDGMGTNFPLYEATDLFSYGDSRYKNSVRYDSPTWNGFNLTLQYGAGENAAVGQMKQGEQYGARLAYQNSGFFGAWAYAGVLNTKGGSNSSTNRLEGGYSANNLYLAATYQWLTTYGNASAQAKNADGTLKVDDNKQPVYVIPGIKQLSPTIGSGTNKVENTGWAINAAYTIGNFKPSIVYSKRGDAKIDGVRYSLGASQWAAALDYTLSKRTMVQVGYGELKENKDAQTINQHAKDTSSLAWAMMKHNF
- the hemB gene encoding porphobilinogen synthase → MIFANRYFPVTRMRRMRKDAFSRRLMRENVLTTNDLIYPVFVMEGSNQVVDVPSMPGAPRLTLDKLLPVAEEALELGIPMLSLFPVITGNKDNEGSEAYNPEGLVPRVVRELKKRFPELGVMTDGALDPYTIHGQDGVIDANGYVLNDETTEILIKQGLCHAEAGVDVFGPSDMMDGRIGAIREAFEEEGFIHTKILAYSAKYSSGFYGPFRDALGSSANLGKADKNSYQMDPANIEEAIQEVAQDLEEGADMVMIKPGMPYLDVIRRVKDTFHVPTFAYQVSGEYAMLKAAFQNGWLNEEKCMMESLLAFKRAGADGILTYFAMDAARLLRQRG